One stretch of Streptomyces sp. A2-16 DNA includes these proteins:
- a CDS encoding rodlin produces the protein MIKKVLASAAVAASVAGVASPAMAIGNDGGTTSASGNHASQSFGNSATYGNMSPQMALIQGSLNKPCIGLPAKLNAQSIAALVNVGVQDIPILSAPQNQQCVENSTQAKGDEPLSHILDDISALSGNGTGNH, from the coding sequence GTGATCAAGAAGGTTCTGGCCTCTGCCGCGGTCGCCGCTTCCGTCGCGGGTGTCGCCTCCCCCGCCATGGCCATCGGCAACGACGGGGGCACCACGTCGGCCAGCGGAAACCACGCTTCGCAGTCGTTCGGCAACTCGGCCACGTACGGCAACATGAGCCCGCAGATGGCGCTCATCCAGGGCTCCCTCAACAAGCCCTGCATCGGCCTGCCGGCGAAGCTGAACGCCCAGTCGATCGCCGCGCTCGTCAACGTGGGTGTCCAGGACATCCCGATCCTGTCGGCCCCGCAGAACCAGCAGTGTGTCGAGAACTCGACCCAGGCCAAGGGCGACGAGCCGCTGTCGCACATCCTGGACGACATCTCGGCCCTGTCCGGCAACGGCACCGGCAACCACTGA
- a CDS encoding LCP family protein, whose amino-acid sequence MKRTLSSVVLATSALLLGGAAVLPGGATSAPHGTNILVMGTDGRDTISAAEKRKYHAGGIACDCTDTLMVVHVSARRDRVSVVALPRDSYADIPAYRDEATGAKRPSHPSKINGAYAEGGPRLTVATVESMTGLNIHHFLQLDFRRFIDAVNDVGGVEVCTPRRLKDRATKLDLKPGAHRLAGGPALQYVRSRHVDRAADLGRIQRQQRFLVQALRGLRAKGLLTDPAATARLVRVLLGSGQVDQGFGARDLVELAAALNKVPARNTEFAAVPVAGFNETRPDVGSTLAWDRAKADAMFGKLREDRPLLRAGAHPKPYDPPRLMRSVTVRGSAYACR is encoded by the coding sequence ATGAAGAGAACCCTTTCCTCGGTCGTCCTGGCGACCTCCGCCCTGCTGCTCGGGGGCGCCGCCGTCCTCCCCGGTGGGGCTACTTCCGCCCCGCACGGCACGAACATCCTGGTGATGGGCACGGACGGCCGGGACACCATCTCCGCAGCGGAGAAACGGAAGTACCACGCCGGCGGCATCGCCTGCGACTGCACGGACACGCTGATGGTGGTCCATGTGTCGGCCCGCCGGGACCGCGTGAGCGTCGTCGCCCTGCCGCGGGACTCCTACGCCGACATTCCGGCGTACCGCGACGAGGCCACCGGCGCGAAGCGCCCCTCGCACCCCTCGAAGATCAACGGCGCGTACGCCGAGGGTGGCCCCCGGCTCACCGTGGCCACCGTCGAGTCCATGACCGGGCTGAACATCCACCACTTTCTCCAGCTGGACTTCCGGCGGTTCATCGACGCGGTGAACGACGTCGGCGGCGTCGAGGTGTGCACTCCGCGGCGCCTGAAGGACCGGGCCACCAAGCTGGATCTGAAGCCGGGTGCCCACCGGCTCGCCGGCGGGCCCGCGCTGCAGTACGTCCGCTCCCGGCACGTGGACCGCGCGGCCGACCTCGGCCGGATCCAGCGGCAGCAGCGCTTCCTGGTCCAGGCGCTGCGCGGGCTCCGGGCGAAGGGCCTGCTGACCGACCCGGCGGCGACGGCCCGGCTGGTGCGCGTGTTGCTCGGTTCCGGGCAGGTCGACCAGGGCTTCGGCGCCCGGGACCTGGTGGAGCTGGCGGCCGCGCTGAACAAGGTGCCGGCGAGGAACACCGAGTTCGCGGCGGTGCCGGTCGCCGGGTTCAACGAGACCCGGCCGGACGTCGGCTCGACGCTGGCCTGGGACCGGGCGAAGGCGGACGCGATGTTCGGGAAGCTGCGCGAGGACCGTCCGCTGCTGAGGGCGGGGGCGCATCCGAAGCCGTACGACCCGCCGCGGCTGATGCGTTCCGTCACGGTGCGAGGGAGTGCTTACGCCTGCAGATGA
- a CDS encoding rodlin has translation MKKLWATAAVAASVAGLAGAAAPQALAIGDDKGTTSASGNGASQEFGNSATFGDMSPQLSLVQGSLNKPCVGLPAKVNAQSILALVNVGVQDIPVLSAPQNQQCVENSTQAKGDEPLSHILDDISALSGNGAGNG, from the coding sequence ATGAAGAAGCTGTGGGCAACCGCGGCTGTCGCCGCGTCCGTCGCCGGTCTCGCCGGAGCGGCCGCCCCCCAGGCGCTTGCCATCGGTGACGACAAGGGCACCACGTCCGCCAGCGGCAACGGCGCCTCGCAGGAGTTCGGCAACTCGGCCACGTTCGGTGACATGAGCCCGCAGCTCTCGCTGGTCCAGGGCTCGCTGAACAAGCCCTGTGTCGGCCTGCCGGCGAAGGTCAACGCCCAGTCGATCCTCGCGCTCGTCAACGTCGGCGTCCAGGACATCCCCGTCCTGTCGGCCCCGCAGAACCAGCAGTGCGTCGAGAACTCGACCCAGGCCAAGGGCGACGAGCCGCTGTCGCACATCCTGGACGACATCTCGGCCCTGTCCGGCAACGGCGCCGGCAACGGCTGA
- a CDS encoding AMP-dependent synthetase/ligase, protein MGVRRDLKRAKHLAGRTRVEVVKDEGGVVREARTPPLAPPPTTGSIADLPFTNAAETPDAVVLHRKENDTWRPVTAAAFAREVTAVAKGLIAAGVEPGGRVAVMSRTRYEWTVLDFAIWAAGGQTVPVYATSSAQQVEWIVRDSGARHVVTENAENAATVATGTADHEAPPRVWQLDAAALDELTALGHGLPDEEVTKRRAALTPDTIATVCYTSGTTGRPKGCVLTHANLHAEAANTVELLHPIFKEVTDQTASTLLFLPLAHIMGRTLQIACLMGRIEIGHCPSIKPDELRPALKEFRPTFLVGVPYLFEKIHATGRATAEKMGRAASFDRAHRIGVRFGEAYLNKFLGRGKGPGPGLYAAWGLYDLLVYRRIRKELGGRMRYALSGGSPLDRELNLFFAAAGIIIYEGYGLTETSAAATIVPPLSPRPGTVGQPIPGTAIRIADDGEVLIRGGVVFGAYWNNPEATDAVLKDEWFATGDLGALDEDGYLTITGRKKDLIVTSGGKNVSPAVLEDRLRSRAPVGQCLVVGDNRPFVAALITLDPEAMTHWLSVRGLPADTPHAELVQDERLRADIQKAVDHANLVVSRAESIRAFRLVEGEFTEDNGLLTPSLKIKRHVVTAAYAEEIEAIYRK, encoded by the coding sequence ATGGGCGTACGCAGGGATCTGAAGAGGGCGAAACACCTGGCGGGCCGCACCAGGGTCGAGGTCGTCAAGGACGAGGGCGGTGTCGTACGGGAGGCCCGCACACCGCCCCTCGCCCCGCCCCCGACCACGGGCAGCATCGCCGACCTCCCGTTCACCAATGCGGCCGAGACACCCGACGCCGTGGTCCTGCACCGCAAGGAGAACGACACCTGGCGGCCGGTCACGGCGGCCGCCTTCGCCCGTGAAGTCACCGCCGTGGCCAAGGGGTTGATTGCGGCAGGCGTCGAACCGGGCGGCCGGGTCGCCGTGATGTCCCGCACCCGCTACGAGTGGACGGTCCTCGACTTCGCCATCTGGGCGGCCGGCGGCCAGACCGTCCCCGTCTACGCCACCTCCTCCGCCCAGCAGGTGGAGTGGATCGTCCGCGACTCCGGCGCCCGCCATGTCGTCACCGAGAACGCCGAGAACGCGGCGACCGTGGCCACCGGCACCGCCGACCACGAAGCCCCGCCCCGCGTCTGGCAGTTGGACGCGGCAGCCCTCGACGAACTCACCGCCCTCGGCCACGGCCTCCCCGACGAGGAGGTCACCAAGCGCCGAGCCGCCCTGACCCCCGACACCATCGCGACCGTCTGCTACACCTCCGGCACCACCGGCCGCCCCAAGGGCTGCGTCCTCACCCACGCCAACCTGCACGCCGAGGCCGCCAACACGGTCGAACTCCTCCACCCCATCTTCAAGGAGGTCACCGACCAGACCGCCTCCACCCTCCTCTTCCTCCCGCTCGCCCACATCATGGGCCGCACCCTCCAGATCGCCTGCCTGATGGGCCGTATCGAGATCGGGCACTGCCCGAGCATCAAGCCCGACGAACTGCGCCCGGCACTCAAGGAGTTCCGCCCGACCTTCCTCGTCGGCGTGCCGTACCTCTTCGAGAAGATCCACGCCACCGGCCGCGCCACCGCCGAGAAGATGGGCCGCGCCGCTTCCTTCGACCGCGCCCACCGCATCGGCGTCCGCTTCGGCGAGGCGTACCTGAACAAGTTCCTGGGCCGCGGCAAGGGGCCAGGACCCGGCCTCTACGCCGCCTGGGGCCTGTACGACCTGCTGGTCTACCGCCGTATCCGCAAGGAGCTCGGCGGCCGCATGCGCTACGCCCTCAGCGGCGGCTCCCCCCTCGACCGTGAGCTCAACCTGTTCTTCGCCGCGGCCGGGATCATCATCTACGAGGGCTACGGCCTCACCGAGACCAGCGCCGCCGCCACCATCGTCCCGCCGCTGAGCCCCCGCCCCGGCACGGTCGGCCAGCCGATCCCCGGCACCGCGATCCGCATCGCCGACGACGGCGAGGTCCTCATCAGGGGCGGGGTCGTCTTCGGCGCCTACTGGAACAACCCGGAGGCCACGGACGCGGTCCTGAAGGACGAGTGGTTCGCCACCGGCGACCTCGGCGCCCTCGACGAGGACGGCTATCTCACCATCACCGGCCGCAAGAAGGACCTCATCGTCACCTCCGGCGGCAAGAACGTCTCCCCGGCCGTCCTGGAGGACCGGCTGCGCAGCCGGGCCCCCGTCGGCCAGTGCCTCGTCGTCGGCGACAACCGCCCCTTCGTCGCCGCCCTGATCACCCTCGACCCCGAGGCGATGACCCACTGGCTGTCGGTGCGAGGGTTGCCCGCCGACACCCCGCACGCCGAACTGGTGCAGGACGAGCGGCTGCGGGCCGACATCCAGAAGGCCGTCGACCACGCCAACCTCGTCGTCTCCCGCGCCGAGTCGATCCGCGCCTTCCGGCTGGTCGAGGGGGAGTTCACCGAGGACAACGGCCTGCTCACCCCGTCCTTGAAGATCAAACGGCACGTGGTGACGGCGGCCTACGCGGAGGAGATCGAGGCGATCTACCGCAAGTGA
- a CDS encoding VWA domain-containing protein yields MERQRTRQVVLALAVAGGLLLTGCGGGEDSGGKSSADGSRGGSYGSAFPAPDQPRGEQDSDESRDHDSPDRETPDLLSTFALDVDTASYGYARRTLAEGRRPDPSTIRPEEFVNSFRQDYDRPDGNGFTVTVDGARTDRDDWSLIRVGLATRSAEEDSDRRPPAALTFVIDISGSMSEPGRLDLAQQSLTTMTDRLRDDDSVALVTFSDEAETVLPMTRLGGHRERIQEAVDSLEPTYSTNLGAGVETGYRTAVDGLREGATNRVVLISDALANDGDTDPDSILDRIDTARREHGITLFGVGVGSDYGDALMERLADKGDGHTVYVSGADDAEKVFCEQLPQNIDLTARDAKAQVAFDPRTVRQFRLIGYDNRRVADDDFRDDRVDGGEVGPGHTVTALYAVRTEPGADGHLATATVRWQDPDTRAPHERSAALETIDDSLREANPRFQVDAVAAYFADALRDTSTDDRLPGRPSMRELADWADELADRTEDGTVRGLADTIRQARHLAD; encoded by the coding sequence ATGGAGCGACAGCGGACACGACAGGTGGTGCTCGCCCTCGCAGTGGCGGGCGGCCTGCTGCTCACCGGCTGCGGCGGGGGCGAGGACAGCGGAGGCAAGAGCAGCGCGGACGGCTCCAGGGGCGGTTCGTACGGCTCGGCCTTCCCGGCCCCGGACCAGCCCCGGGGCGAACAGGACTCGGACGAGTCCCGCGACCACGACTCCCCGGACCGGGAGACACCCGACCTCCTCTCCACCTTCGCCCTCGACGTCGACACCGCCTCGTACGGCTACGCCCGCCGCACCCTCGCCGAGGGCCGCCGCCCCGACCCGTCGACGATCCGCCCCGAGGAGTTCGTCAACAGCTTCCGCCAGGACTACGACCGCCCCGACGGCAACGGCTTCACGGTCACCGTCGACGGCGCCCGCACCGACCGCGACGACTGGTCCCTGATCCGCGTGGGCCTCGCCACCAGGAGCGCCGAGGAGGACTCGGACCGGCGCCCGCCGGCCGCCCTGACCTTCGTCATCGACATCTCCGGCTCCATGTCCGAACCCGGCCGGCTCGACCTCGCCCAGCAGTCCCTCACCACCATGACGGACCGCCTGCGCGACGACGACTCCGTCGCCCTCGTCACCTTCAGCGACGAGGCCGAGACGGTCCTGCCGATGACCCGCCTCGGCGGCCACCGCGAGCGGATCCAGGAGGCCGTCGACAGCCTGGAGCCGACGTACTCCACCAACCTCGGCGCCGGCGTCGAGACCGGCTACCGCACCGCCGTGGACGGCCTGCGCGAGGGCGCCACCAACCGGGTCGTCCTCATCTCCGACGCCCTCGCCAACGACGGCGACACCGACCCCGACTCCATCCTCGACCGCATCGACACCGCCCGCCGCGAGCACGGCATCACCCTCTTCGGCGTCGGGGTCGGCAGCGACTACGGCGACGCCCTGATGGAACGCCTCGCCGACAAGGGCGACGGCCACACCGTCTACGTCTCCGGCGCCGACGACGCCGAGAAGGTCTTCTGCGAACAACTCCCGCAGAACATCGACCTCACCGCCCGCGACGCCAAGGCCCAGGTCGCCTTCGACCCGCGGACCGTCCGCCAGTTCCGCCTCATCGGCTACGACAACCGTCGCGTCGCCGACGACGACTTCCGCGACGACCGCGTGGACGGCGGCGAGGTCGGCCCCGGCCACACCGTCACCGCCCTCTACGCGGTGCGCACCGAGCCCGGCGCCGACGGCCACCTCGCCACCGCGACCGTCCGCTGGCAGGACCCCGACACCCGCGCCCCGCACGAGAGGTCGGCCGCACTGGAGACCATCGACGACTCGCTGCGCGAGGCGAACCCCCGCTTCCAGGTCGACGCGGTCGCCGCCTACTTTGCCGACGCCCTGCGCGACACCTCCACCGACGACCGCCTTCCGGGACGGCCGTCCATGCGGGAACTCGCCGACTGGGCAGACGAGTTGGCGGACCGGACCGAGGACGGCACGGTACGCGGACTCGCCGACACCATCCGGCAGGCCCGGCACCTCGCGGACTGA
- a CDS encoding ABC transporter permease gives MSTVTDRAAPVEVADGYRAGRTLPIRVELVRQLKRRRTLVMFGILIALPFVLLIAFQLGGGPGSDNTRVNLMDTATVSGANFAAVNLFASAGFLLVVPVALFCGDTVASEASWSSLRYLLAAPVPRARLLWSKLVVGLALSLAAMLLLPLTALAVGTAAYGWGPLQLPTGGALEPGTAAQRLLITVAYIFISQLVTAALAFWLSTRTDAPLGAVGGAVGLTIVGNVLDQVTALGDWRDFLPSHWQYAWLDAVQPTLRWSDMIQGTSLSITLALVLFALAFRGFARKDVVS, from the coding sequence ATGAGCACGGTGACCGACCGCGCGGCGCCCGTCGAGGTGGCCGACGGCTACCGCGCGGGCCGCACGCTGCCGATCCGGGTCGAGCTGGTACGGCAGTTGAAGCGCCGCCGCACCCTCGTCATGTTCGGCATCCTGATCGCCCTGCCCTTCGTCCTGCTGATCGCCTTCCAGCTGGGCGGCGGCCCCGGCTCGGACAACACCCGGGTCAACCTGATGGACACGGCGACGGTGTCCGGGGCGAACTTCGCCGCGGTGAACCTGTTCGCCTCCGCGGGCTTCCTCCTGGTCGTCCCCGTCGCACTGTTCTGCGGGGACACGGTCGCCTCGGAGGCCAGCTGGTCCTCCCTGCGCTATCTCCTCGCGGCACCCGTGCCGAGGGCCCGTCTGCTGTGGTCGAAGCTCGTTGTGGGCCTCGCCCTCAGCCTGGCCGCGATGCTCCTGCTCCCGCTGACCGCCCTCGCGGTCGGCACCGCCGCCTACGGCTGGGGCCCGCTCCAGCTTCCCACCGGCGGCGCACTGGAACCGGGGACAGCGGCGCAACGCCTGCTGATCACGGTGGCGTACATCTTCATCTCCCAACTCGTCACCGCAGCCCTGGCGTTCTGGCTCTCCACCCGCACCGACGCCCCCCTCGGCGCGGTCGGCGGCGCGGTCGGGCTGACCATCGTCGGCAATGTGCTGGACCAGGTGACGGCCCTCGGCGACTGGCGCGACTTCCTCCCCTCGCACTGGCAGTACGCCTGGCTGGACGCCGTGCAGCCGACGTTGCGGTGGTCCGACATGATCCAGGGCACCTCCCTGTCGATAACGCTCGCCCTGGTGCTGTTCGCCCTGGCCTTCCGGGGTTTCGCCCGCAAGGACGTGGTCTCCTAG